Proteins encoded in a region of the Nocardia asteroides genome:
- a CDS encoding VOC family protein — protein MDILSSRVILRPADYEVTLAFYRDGLGLAIAREYPGGTVFFAGQSLIEVAAHGGSGRASSFEGAIWLQVRELSDAAAELALKGIPIDRAPVEEPWGLHEMWVHDPDGVPIVLVEVPPSHPIRRDSRWSPS, from the coding sequence ATGGACATTCTCAGCAGCCGGGTCATCCTGCGGCCCGCCGACTACGAGGTCACCCTCGCGTTCTACCGGGACGGGCTCGGCCTGGCGATCGCGCGGGAGTATCCCGGCGGCACGGTCTTCTTCGCCGGCCAGTCGCTGATCGAGGTGGCCGCGCACGGCGGATCGGGCCGGGCGTCATCGTTCGAGGGCGCCATCTGGCTCCAGGTGCGTGAACTGTCCGACGCGGCCGCGGAGTTGGCGCTGAAGGGCATCCCGATCGACCGCGCCCCGGTCGAAGAGCCGTGGGGTTTGCACGAGATGTGGGTGCACGACCCGGACGGGGTGCCGATCGTGCTCGTGGAAGTCCCGCCGTCCCATCCGATCAGACGGGATTCTCGCTGGTCACCGTCGTAG
- the menE gene encoding o-succinylbenzoate--CoA ligase, translating into MSKTLRTLPMPTGSGLGDVMPHLREALEGSGSAWLPIPTSDRREARRLSDALSPGEPIDDEIALVVTTSGTTGVPKGAMLGTAALRASGTATHDRLGGPGNWLLALPTHHIAGIQVLLRSILAGTEPTVLDVSGGFLPEALAGAISGMRGERRYTALVPTQLIKALESPVAAAALAELDGVLVGGAATPLPVYERARAAGIPVVRTYGMSETCGGCVYDGVPLDGAKVRIEDGRVVLGGAMLASGYRNQPDHPAFAEPGWFRTEDEGTFDNGVLSITGRLDEAITTGGLLVIPQVVEAVLINHPAISEVVVLGLPDERLGQRVAVAVIPAPGAAPSLAELREYVVAELDAIAAPRELAVLDEFPLRGPGKPDRAKLREYLLAESSH; encoded by the coding sequence ATGAGTAAGACACTGCGAACCTTGCCGATGCCCACCGGGTCCGGTCTCGGCGACGTCATGCCGCACCTGCGGGAGGCGCTGGAAGGTAGCGGGTCCGCCTGGCTGCCTATTCCCACCAGCGACCGGCGTGAGGCCAGACGCCTGAGCGACGCCCTGTCGCCGGGCGAGCCGATCGATGACGAGATCGCTCTGGTGGTGACCACCTCCGGCACCACGGGCGTGCCGAAGGGCGCGATGCTCGGCACGGCGGCTCTGCGCGCGAGCGGCACCGCGACACACGACCGGCTCGGCGGCCCCGGCAACTGGTTGCTGGCCCTGCCGACCCATCACATCGCCGGTATCCAGGTGCTGCTGCGCAGCATCCTGGCGGGGACCGAACCCACCGTGCTGGACGTGTCCGGCGGATTCCTGCCCGAGGCCCTGGCGGGCGCCATTTCGGGGATGCGCGGGGAACGCCGCTACACGGCCCTGGTGCCCACCCAGTTGATCAAGGCGCTCGAATCGCCGGTCGCCGCTGCCGCGCTGGCCGAACTCGACGGCGTGCTCGTCGGCGGCGCGGCCACTCCGTTGCCGGTCTACGAGCGCGCGCGAGCGGCCGGCATCCCCGTGGTCCGCACCTACGGTATGAGCGAGACCTGTGGCGGCTGCGTGTACGACGGCGTGCCGTTGGACGGCGCGAAGGTGCGTATCGAGGACGGCAGGGTCGTCCTCGGCGGCGCGATGCTCGCCTCGGGGTACCGCAATCAGCCCGACCATCCCGCGTTCGCCGAGCCGGGTTGGTTCCGCACCGAGGACGAGGGCACCTTCGACAACGGCGTGCTCAGCATCACCGGACGGCTCGACGAGGCGATCACGACCGGCGGCCTGCTGGTGATCCCGCAGGTGGTCGAGGCCGTGCTGATCAACCACCCGGCGATCAGCGAAGTGGTGGTGCTCGGCCTACCGGACGAACGACTCGGCCAGCGCGTCGCCGTAGCGGTGATCCCCGCCCCCGGCGCGGCTCCCAGCCTGGCCGAACTGCGCGAATACGTGGTCGCCGAACTGGACGCCATCGCCGCTCCCCGCGAACTCGCCGTCCTCGACGAGTTCCCGCTCCGCGGCCCGGGCAAGCCCGACCGCGCCAAGCTGCGCGAATACCTGTTGGCCGAATCGTCGCACTAG
- a CDS encoding ATP-binding cassette domain-containing protein, translated as MTSFAPTSALAVEADGLVKVFGEQRAVDGVSLAVPRGSVYGVLGPNGAGKTTTIRMLATLLRPDGGSGRIFGRDVVAEPTAVRSLIGVTGQYASVDEDLTATENLIVFSRLLGLSRIDARRKATELLEEFDLTEAANKPLRNFSGGMRRRLDLAASLIATPPLLFLDEPTTGLDPRTRAQMWETIRRLVRDGATVLLTTQYLDEADQLADRIAVIDRGKVIADGTADELKASVGGSSLHLTLVDRGQLEEARRIIGDFLGAEAQITPEAGRLTAPLTDAGVTADLLIRLREWEIGVDEITVNKPSLDEVFLTITGHPVEDTTDESERSAA; from the coding sequence ATGACTTCTTTCGCACCAACTTCAGCGCTCGCCGTCGAGGCGGACGGCCTGGTCAAGGTGTTCGGGGAACAGCGAGCCGTGGACGGGGTGAGCTTGGCGGTGCCGCGGGGCTCGGTGTACGGCGTGCTCGGACCGAACGGCGCGGGCAAGACCACGACCATCCGCATGCTCGCGACCCTGTTGCGACCGGACGGCGGCAGCGGGCGCATCTTCGGCCGTGACGTGGTCGCCGAGCCGACGGCGGTCCGCTCGCTCATCGGCGTCACCGGGCAGTACGCCTCGGTCGACGAGGACCTGACCGCCACCGAGAACCTGATCGTCTTCTCCCGCCTGCTCGGCCTGAGCCGAATCGACGCCCGGCGCAAAGCGACCGAACTGCTGGAGGAGTTCGACCTCACCGAGGCGGCGAACAAGCCGCTGCGGAACTTCTCCGGCGGCATGCGGCGCAGGCTCGACCTGGCGGCCAGCTTGATCGCGACGCCGCCGCTGCTGTTCTTGGACGAACCGACCACCGGCCTCGACCCGCGCACCCGCGCCCAGATGTGGGAGACCATCCGCCGCCTCGTTCGCGACGGGGCGACGGTGCTGCTCACCACGCAGTATCTGGACGAGGCCGATCAGCTGGCCGACCGGATCGCGGTGATCGACCGCGGAAAGGTGATCGCCGATGGCACGGCCGACGAACTGAAGGCCTCGGTGGGTGGTTCCTCACTGCACTTGACCCTGGTCGATCGCGGGCAGCTGGAGGAAGCGCGCCGTATCATCGGCGACTTCCTCGGCGCCGAGGCGCAGATCACCCCGGAAGCCGGGCGGCTCACTGCCCCGCTGACCGACGCCGGTGTCACCGCTGACCTGCTGATCCGCCTGCGCGAGTGGGAGATCGGCGTCGACGAGATCACCGTGAACAAGCCCAGCCTGGACGAGGTCTTCCTCACCATTACCGGCCACCCGGTCGAAGACACCACCGACGAGTCCGAAAGGAGCGCGGCATGA
- a CDS encoding ABC transporter permease, protein MSVIATDTVAHHAAPTAIPEVSNRVPLGRAVTSSLTMAYRGLLKIKHKPEQLFDVTVQPILFTALFAYIFGGAIGGSVQDYLPVLVPGILVQTVVLTSVVTGTQLREDMDKGVFDRFKSLPIARISALAGALLADMVRYVIATVLTIVVGLVIGYRPEGGVLGVVAAGLVIVACSFAISWIWALVGVTGKSAAGVQGISMMIMFPLTFMSGAFALVSTMPGWMQGLNHVNPVYYMVNACRGLMNGAGFGGDLAWSLIGSLVVIAIFAPLTVKAYMRRA, encoded by the coding sequence ATGAGCGTCATCGCGACCGACACCGTCGCACACCATGCGGCACCGACCGCGATTCCCGAAGTGAGCAACCGCGTTCCGCTGGGTCGAGCGGTGACCAGTTCGCTCACCATGGCCTACCGCGGCCTGTTGAAGATCAAGCACAAGCCCGAGCAGCTGTTCGACGTGACGGTGCAGCCGATCCTGTTCACCGCCTTGTTCGCCTACATCTTCGGTGGCGCCATCGGCGGCAGCGTGCAGGACTACCTGCCGGTTCTGGTCCCCGGCATCCTGGTGCAGACCGTGGTGCTCACGTCGGTCGTCACCGGTACCCAGTTGCGCGAGGACATGGACAAAGGTGTCTTCGACCGGTTCAAATCCCTGCCGATCGCGCGTATCTCGGCGCTCGCGGGCGCGCTGTTGGCGGACATGGTGCGCTATGTCATCGCCACCGTGCTGACCATCGTCGTCGGCCTGGTGATCGGCTACCGCCCGGAGGGCGGCGTGCTGGGCGTCGTCGCGGCGGGTCTGGTCATCGTGGCCTGCTCGTTCGCGATCAGCTGGATCTGGGCGCTGGTCGGGGTCACCGGCAAGAGCGCGGCGGGCGTGCAGGGCATCTCGATGATGATCATGTTCCCCCTGACCTTCATGTCCGGCGCCTTCGCCTTGGTGAGCACGATGCCGGGCTGGATGCAGGGGCTCAATCACGTCAACCCGGTGTACTACATGGTGAACGCGTGCCGCGGGCTGATGAACGGCGCCGGCTTCGGCGGCGACCTGGCGTGGTCGCTGATCGGGTCGCTGGTCGTCATCGCGATCTTCGCCCCGCTGACCGTCAAGGCGTACATGCGCCGGGCGTGA